The Streptomyces sp. NBC_00459 DNA segment GGACTCGGTGACGAGATCCGGCGCCGCGACGGCCATGTGCCGCTCCTCCGGCTGCCGTTCGCCGCCGAGGGCACCGCGCCGACGCCGTACGACACGGCTGTCATCCTGCCGTTGCGCGACACCGCCGCCGAGGATCTCGCGGAGCGGCTGCTGAGCGGCGTCGACGACGCGCTGCTGCTGACGCTGCCCGGGCTGGAGGAGGTCGTCATCGAGGTGGGGGAGCGCACGCGCACCCTCGGTCGCCGTACCGACGGCGCCCTGACCCTCGTGGAGGACTCCCGGGACGGTACGAGCCGTTGGCGTACCGTCTCCGCCCACGGGCCCCTGGAATCCGCCCTGTTGGCCGGGCGACCGGTCGAGGAACGGCTGCGTCCGCACTGGTCGGTCACCTGGGCCGTGCCCGTCGACGCGGACGGGGCTCCCGTACCGCCCCGGACCAGCCCCGTCGTGCACGCGCCCACGCCGAGCGACGAGCCCCTGGGCGTACCGGCGTTGCTCATCGCCTCGCTCCCGCTGGACACCGCCCGCCGGCATGCCGCACCCGGCCCGCTCACCGACTTCCTGGTGCAGCGTGCCGCCGACGCGTACACCGAACTCCTCGCCGACTGGCACCCGGTGGGGGAGGGCATCATCGCGCTCGTACCCGGCCCGCTGGGCAAGAGCGAGCTGGACGGGCAGTTGCGCCAGGCGATCCTCGAACGGCTGCCGCGCACCGCCTTCCTCCCGCCCGCGCTCGACCCGGGCGACGACGACGAACTGCCCTCCGCCCTGCGCCCCCGGGACGCGGAGGTCGTCGAGGGCGCCGGGTCCGAGACCGTGCGTGTGCTCGCCGAGGTGCTGCCCACGCTGCTGCCCGCCGGGCTCGAACGCCGGGTGGAACTAAGGACGTTGGGAGTCGCCCGTGTCCCCCTGACCGAGGCCGTCGACCGGCTCGCCGGCCTGGAGAAGGCGCCCGAGTGGTGGCACCGGCTGTACGACAGCCTGGCCGGCGTCGACCCCGACCGGCTGACCGGGCTGCCCGTGCCGCTCGCCGACGGGCGTACGACCATCGGCCCCCGGCAGGTACTGCTGCCCACCGGTGGTGGGGAGGGGCAGGGTGCCCCCGCACCCGAGACCCTCGCCCGCCTCGGCCTCAAGGTCGCCCACCAGGAGGCCGCACACCCCCTCCTGGAGAAGCTGGGTGCCCTCCCGGCCACCCCGAGGGCCGTCCTCACCACCCCGCAGGTGCGGGCCGCCGTCGCCGGCTCGCTGGACGAGGACGCCCGCAGCCTGTCGTGGGACGACGAAGACACCCCCGACGCCGAGGAGTTGGCCGACACGGTCCTCGCCCTCGTGCGGGACGCGGGCCTCGAACCCGGCGACGAGCCGTGGCTGGGCGCCCTAGCCCTCCCCGACGAGGACGGCGAGCTGTCCCCCGCCGGTGAACTCGTCCTCCCCGGCAGCCCGTTCGCCCAGGTGATCAGGGAAGACGAACTGGCGACGGTGGACGCCGAGTTGGCGGAGAAGTGGGGCGAGCAGCCGCTGGCCGCGTGTGGAGTCCTGGCGAACTTCGCCTTGGTCCGCGCCACCGACGTCGTCCTCGACCCGGACGAACTGGAGCCCCGGGACAGCGACTTCGCCGAACCCGACGACCCGGGCCTGCTCGACGCCGTGGACGTGTGGAGCGAAGACATCCTCGACCGCTTCCCCGACTCGCCCGTGCCTCCCGTCGCCACCGAACTGGTCGCCGTACGCGATCTGGACCTGGTCGACGACGACCGCTGGCCCCAGGCCCTCGCCCTCCTGGCCCGGCCGCCCCTGCGGGACGCGATCGTCCAGCCGGTGCGCGTGCTGCTGCCCGACGGCACGCATGAGCTCGTACGGCCGTACACGGCATGGTGGTTGCGCGGAAACCCGGTGCTGGACGGGAGGCGCCCCGCCGGTCTGCTGGCGGCCGGCGGAGACCCGCTCCTGCGCGGCCTGTACGAGGAGGCCGACGCCACCGGGTTCGACGACGAGCAGGTGCTGCGGGCGCTGGGCGTACGGACGTCGGTGGCCGCCCTCCTCGACGAGCCGGGCGGCGCCGCCGAA contains these protein-coding regions:
- a CDS encoding sacsin N-terminal ATP-binding-like domain-containing protein, which codes for MSKFVRPAAEGADPFGTARLRRGVLDAWATSPARFREDANAEEDLVLGGYRDRLVVELAQNAADAAARAGVPGRLRLTLRDGVLVAANTGAPLDATGVESLSTLRASAKRDAEEAGKGTGAVGRFGVGFAAVLAVSDEPAVVGRHGGVRWALAEARELAADTARHSPGLGDEIRRRDGHVPLLRLPFAAEGTAPTPYDTAVILPLRDTAAEDLAERLLSGVDDALLLTLPGLEEVVIEVGERTRTLGRRTDGALTLVEDSRDGTSRWRTVSAHGPLESALLAGRPVEERLRPHWSVTWAVPVDADGAPVPPRTSPVVHAPTPSDEPLGVPALLIASLPLDTARRHAAPGPLTDFLVQRAADAYTELLADWHPVGEGIIALVPGPLGKSELDGQLRQAILERLPRTAFLPPALDPGDDDELPSALRPRDAEVVEGAGSETVRVLAEVLPTLLPAGLERRVELRTLGVARVPLTEAVDRLAGLEKAPEWWHRLYDSLAGVDPDRLTGLPVPLADGRTTIGPRQVLLPTGGGEGQGAPAPETLARLGLKVAHQEAAHPLLEKLGALPATPRAVLTTPQVRAAVAGSLDEDARSLSWDDEDTPDAEELADTVLALVRDAGLEPGDEPWLGALALPDEDGELSPAGELVLPGSPFAQVIREDELATVDAELAEKWGEQPLAACGVLANFALVRATDVVLDPDELEPRDSDFAEPDDPGLLDAVDVWSEDILDRFPDSPVPPVATELVAVRDLDLVDDDRWPQALALLARPPLRDAIVQPVRVLLPDGTHELVRPYTAWWLRGNPVLDGRRPAGLLAAGGDPLLRGLYEEADATGFDDEQVLRALGVRTSVAALLDEPGGAAELLDRLADPDREVSGAQLHALYGALADLDPEQVTLPDDLRAVVDGHVEVVDAADAVVVDSPDLLPFTAGVPLLPVRPARAAELAELFQVRRLSESVTGEVTSEGSEHDVPESVRVLLGPATPATYVEHEELVVDGVELDWRRTRDGVVHASTLEGVAAGLAWAAGQWPRRFEVAALIEDPSRTTELARDRWFD